The following are from one region of the Nostoc cf. commune SO-36 genome:
- a CDS encoding DUF4041 domain-containing protein produces MSIGLATALTLVAKRLQQGKNDYAVAQQRLKEIDQRLQEVDRKYGGLISREDTARELDTQITVLTDRIKQLDKQAEIEERELSVKILGLKAQLQGLEEQEIFEAFGFYESKYDFHEAEEYKQRLDKIRAQQKQMIKDKQAAICHTQWSVGGSVKEGKKMTDNFLKLVLRAFNGECDASVAKVKYSNVKNNGESH; encoded by the coding sequence GTGTCCATTGGATTAGCCACTGCACTAACTTTGGTGGCTAAACGGCTACAACAAGGTAAAAACGATTATGCAGTAGCTCAACAGAGATTAAAGGAAATAGATCAGCGATTACAAGAAGTAGATCGGAAATATGGAGGACTCATATCCAGAGAAGATACTGCCAGAGAACTAGATACGCAAATCACCGTCCTGACAGATCGAATTAAACAACTTGACAAACAGGCAGAAATAGAAGAGCGAGAACTATCTGTCAAAATCTTAGGACTTAAGGCACAACTTCAAGGACTTGAAGAGCAAGAAATTTTTGAAGCTTTCGGGTTTTACGAATCTAAGTATGATTTTCACGAGGCTGAAGAGTACAAGCAACGCTTGGACAAGATTCGTGCCCAGCAGAAACAAATGATTAAGGATAAGCAAGCTGCTATCTGTCATACGCAATGGTCGGTTGGCGGTAGCGTGAAAGAAGGCAAAAAAATGACCGATAATTTTCTCAAATTGGTTCTTCGCGCTTTCAATGGCGAATGTGATGCCTCTGTAGCAAAAGTCAAGTACAGCAACGTCAAAAACAATGGAGAATCGCATTAG
- a CDS encoding ATP-binding protein translates to MHTTKAVGKGTGLAIAHQIVVEKHGGAIAVNSTLGEATEFLITLTVKGG, encoded by the coding sequence TTGCATACTACAAAAGCCGTTGGTAAGGGAACAGGATTAGCGATCGCTCATCAGATTGTAGTCGAAAAACATGGTGGAGCGATCGCTGTTAATTCAACTTTAGGTGAGGCAACTGAGTTTTTGATTACGCTTACAGTAAAAGGGGGATGA
- a CDS encoding TraX family protein, which produces MIKISAFSIKILAAVFMVMDHVCYLLMPDIVILHLLGRLSFPLFAWLLAEGEKHTQNVYRYGRRLLITAIISQPFYSVVFQRLSFNILFMLFLGLVMLRLVKRYPQLWQQLIIIGLCAAVAESLRVEYGAYGIGVIFLMSLTDKLKPIVWLLYWCSFNFFMLIILSVFNISQSWAILAGFIVFQFNGRQGSRAKWFYMFYPAHLIILGMINYLIQSR; this is translated from the coding sequence GTGATTAAAATTTCAGCTTTCAGCATTAAAATCTTAGCAGCAGTATTCATGGTTATGGATCATGTGTGCTATTTGCTAATGCCAGACATAGTAATCTTACACTTATTAGGGCGATTGAGCTTTCCGCTGTTTGCATGGCTTTTAGCTGAAGGCGAAAAACACACCCAAAATGTATACCGCTATGGGAGGAGACTATTAATTACAGCAATTATATCCCAACCATTTTATAGTGTTGTTTTTCAGAGATTGTCATTTAATATTCTCTTCATGCTTTTTCTTGGACTTGTGATGTTGCGCTTAGTAAAGCGTTACCCGCAATTATGGCAGCAATTAATAATTATTGGATTATGTGCAGCAGTTGCCGAGAGCCTGCGCGTTGAATATGGAGCGTATGGGATTGGAGTAATTTTCTTGATGTCCCTAACAGATAAACTCAAGCCCATAGTATGGTTGCTCTACTGGTGCAGCTTTAACTTTTTTATGTTAATAATCCTATCTGTGTTTAATATCTCTCAAAGTTGGGCAATTCTTGCAGGATTTATTGTTTTTCAATTCAATGGTAGACAAGGTTCACGAGCTAAATGGTTTTATATGTTCTACCCGGCTCACTTAATAATTTTAGGTATGATCAATTATTTAATACAGTCTAGGTAG
- a CDS encoding orange carotenoid protein N-terminal domain-containing protein: protein MSYTIESARNIFSSTQVADAVPATTAMFAELNIDDQLAFLWYAYAELGRTITPAAPGKANLQLMEGIFNDIKQMSHEQQTQLMRDLASNADTPISRSYAYFGVNAKLGFWWQLGEWMKQGIVAPMPAGYQMSPQVKTVLEAVQRIDQSQQITVLRNTVVNMGFDPSLADNKQGEVINFKFPRASLSPQFTIEGVTEPTVLKYIEAMNADNFEAAVALFADSGALQPPFQKPIVGREAITSYLRDEGQGLVMKPSKGVSETIEDGYTQHKITGTVETPWFGGNVGMNIAWRFLLDPQGQIYFVAIDLLASPKELLNLTRK from the coding sequence ATGAGTTATACTATCGAGTCTGCACGCAATATTTTCTCTAGCACTCAAGTGGCAGACGCTGTTCCAGCCACTACAGCAATGTTTGCTGAACTCAACATTGACGATCAATTAGCATTTCTTTGGTATGCCTACGCTGAACTAGGTCGTACAATTACTCCAGCTGCTCCCGGAAAAGCCAATCTGCAATTAATGGAAGGTATATTCAACGATATTAAGCAGATGTCTCATGAACAACAAACGCAGTTAATGAGAGATTTAGCGAGTAATGCTGACACTCCCATCAGCCGTTCTTATGCGTACTTTGGTGTCAATGCTAAGTTGGGATTCTGGTGGCAGTTAGGTGAGTGGATGAAACAGGGTATCGTCGCTCCTATGCCAGCTGGCTATCAAATGTCACCTCAAGTTAAAACAGTGCTAGAAGCTGTGCAGAGAATCGATCAGAGTCAGCAAATTACTGTACTACGCAATACTGTAGTAAATATGGGGTTCGATCCGTCTCTGGCTGATAACAAACAAGGAGAAGTCATAAACTTTAAGTTCCCGCGTGCATCCCTAAGTCCCCAATTTACTATTGAGGGAGTTACAGAACCAACAGTGCTGAAATACATTGAAGCTATGAATGCAGATAACTTTGAAGCTGCTGTTGCTTTATTTGCTGATAGCGGTGCGCTACAACCACCCTTCCAAAAACCAATTGTTGGCCGAGAAGCGATCACTTCCTACCTACGAGATGAAGGACAAGGGTTGGTGATGAAGCCAAGCAAAGGCGTTTCGGAAACTATCGAAGATGGTTATACACAGCATAAAATTACTGGTACGGTCGAAACTCCTTGGTTTGGAGGTAATGTTGGGATGAACATTGCTTGGCGATTTTTACTTGATCCTCAAGGTCAAATTTACTTTGTGGCTATTGATTTACTTGCTTCTCCTAAAGAACTGCTTAACCTAACTCGCAAGTAA
- a CDS encoding glycoside hydrolase family 75 protein — MQQFKVTSDSLNIRSAPIVDDTNRIGVLAKSQIVSKIESFDDNKWLKVATILEGKILEGFVSQKFLSPITTFSINTLIKIGGVPIQQAERESAIFYEAGMSINADGAPNAYHPADTGIDFLANAGNPGNWWAIVVNKDGNPLIQGSTDPYPGYYISTTALFDSGFVQQDPRRYVDSSKISYIVLPGNSDLKKVTGVKLGDFAVVYNSNNEKLAFAIYADIGPKNQIGEGSIALSQALGNDPLVRSRVRRGIPKDIVYVVFPGSGNRQPRITSDIEAETKRLFEIWGGIERIKSL; from the coding sequence ATGCAGCAATTCAAAGTTACATCAGATAGTTTAAATATACGTTCAGCACCTATTGTTGACGATACCAATCGAATTGGGGTTCTTGCAAAATCACAAATTGTATCTAAAATTGAAAGTTTTGATGATAACAAGTGGCTTAAAGTTGCAACTATTCTTGAAGGAAAAATTTTAGAAGGTTTTGTATCTCAAAAATTTCTTAGTCCAATCACAACCTTTTCTATCAATACTCTTATTAAAATTGGTGGAGTTCCTATTCAACAAGCAGAGAGAGAATCTGCCATTTTTTATGAAGCAGGTATGAGTATTAATGCTGATGGTGCGCCTAATGCTTATCACCCAGCAGATACAGGAATTGATTTTTTGGCAAATGCTGGAAATCCAGGTAACTGGTGGGCAATAGTTGTCAATAAAGATGGTAATCCGCTTATTCAAGGCAGCACCGATCCATATCCTGGATACTATATTTCTACAACTGCGTTATTCGATTCTGGATTTGTTCAACAAGATCCACGCAGATATGTTGATTCAAGCAAGATATCATATATTGTTCTTCCGGGAAACAGTGATTTGAAAAAGGTTACAGGCGTTAAATTAGGAGATTTTGCAGTTGTTTATAACAGTAATAACGAAAAACTTGCTTTTGCAATTTATGCTGACATTGGCCCTAAAAACCAAATAGGGGAGGGTTCAATAGCTCTGTCTCAGGCTCTTGGGAACGATCCATTGGTGCGTTCAAGAGTCAGGCGAGGAATTCCCAAAGACATTGTTTATGTTGTTTTCCCAGGTTCTGGGAATAGACAACCAAGAATAACTTCAGACATAGAAGCTGAAACTAAACGGCTTTTTGAAATATGGGGTGGGATAGAACGGATAAAGTCACTATAA
- a CDS encoding calcium-binding protein produces the protein MTTQVFRGITYTEQVIQESNQRVSGTANPDWFIVEGNNNVVNTRDGNDVVLLARQIDSIYLSTTFNGEVLQTSPLSSNPDGISAIVDAGAGDDYVSLGSGNYKINLGSGNNFLDDYGGNYLYDADGTNIIGLGAIPKVIASAGAGDDIFYLSGFANRTIDAGKGNNLILLGSGDANIKTGSGNDVITSELSIATYIFFATGLPLYNQTINAGDGDNQIAVAPYGETTVKTGCGEDFILAYGIPGSSDTKIFTGNGNDTIITIDTNSTIKSGSGDDLIFAGSGDDTIFVGNGNDLVNLRGETVSLPNPLSTDTNLFGSSVEVIGGGNDKVYLGQGTDTVILGSSGFATIYGFDCNDRLDVIGLNASFTRIGHDTLINSFGTSLGVLKGYTGSVHLA, from the coding sequence ATGACAACCCAAGTTTTTCGCGGCATTACCTACACTGAACAAGTCATTCAAGAGAGTAATCAAAGAGTTTCCGGTACTGCTAATCCAGACTGGTTTATTGTAGAAGGCAACAACAATGTTGTGAATACACGAGATGGCAATGATGTTGTTTTACTAGCAAGGCAAATAGACTCAATCTACCTCTCTACTACTTTTAATGGGGAAGTATTGCAAACTAGTCCTCTATCCTCTAATCCTGATGGGATTAGTGCGATCGTTGATGCTGGAGCAGGAGATGATTATGTCAGTTTGGGATCTGGTAATTACAAAATTAATTTAGGCAGTGGAAATAACTTTTTAGACGATTACGGTGGGAACTATTTATATGATGCTGATGGTACTAATATTATTGGCTTAGGGGCAATTCCAAAAGTGATTGCCTCAGCCGGAGCAGGCGACGATATTTTCTATTTAAGTGGATTTGCTAACCGAACCATTGATGCAGGAAAAGGTAACAACTTAATTCTTTTGGGAAGCGGAGATGCCAACATTAAAACAGGCTCAGGAAATGATGTTATAACTAGTGAACTTTCAATCGCAACTTATATTTTTTTCGCTACTGGTTTGCCATTGTATAACCAAACTATAAATGCTGGAGATGGTGACAATCAGATTGCTGTCGCTCCCTATGGCGAAACCACGGTTAAAACTGGCTGTGGCGAGGATTTTATTCTTGCTTATGGAATCCCTGGCTCAAGTGATACAAAGATTTTTACAGGTAATGGCAATGATACAATTATTACAATTGATACAAACAGCACTATTAAGTCTGGATCAGGTGATGATTTAATTTTTGCTGGTTCAGGTGATGATACTATTTTTGTGGGAAATGGGAATGATTTAGTAAATCTGCGAGGAGAAACAGTTTCTCTGCCTAATCCTTTAAGTACGGATACAAACCTGTTTGGTTCATCTGTTGAGGTAATAGGCGGAGGAAATGATAAAGTCTACTTGGGTCAAGGAACAGATACAGTAATTCTGGGAAGTAGTGGCTTTGCAACTATTTATGGCTTTGATTGCAACGATCGCTTAGATGTCATCGGCTTAAATGCTAGCTTTACCCGGATAGGACATGACACGCTGATTAATTCATTTGGTACTTCTTTGGGAGTTCTCAAAGGATATACAGGTTCAGTGCATTTAGCGTAA
- a CDS encoding sensor histidine kinase: protein MKTHYFSKGKAFPLQIVLVVPFLIQIFAAVSLVGYLSFKNGQRAVNDLAEQLIDRTSEVVDEHLKSYLAIPQTLNQINADAIRRGILDVRDRQTLGKYFWDQMQAYDLTYIGIGLTTGEGLGAARYDGKTITIDDWTANLPNNNTNYATDNHGNRTQVNNRFTWNNFSEVWYTQTIAAGKPIWAKIYTANFPTAPYIAASASRPIYDAQNRLLGMIATDIHLLKLGDFLRSLDISQSGRVFLLERDGTLIASSGTEKPFVIVNQNIRRLQAIDSSDPVIQNIARRLQTFGFESINQDIDFRVEVEGKQYFVDVVPWRDKYGLNWLMVVSVPENAFMAQINANTGITIALCLSALVVASVMGVFTSHWIIRPILRLNRASEAMASGNLGQTVETSNIQELNTLSNSFNHMAGQLNESFTALEKSKEELEDRVEERTTELKNALEELQRTQSQVIQSEKMSSLGQLVAGVAHEINNPVNFIHGNLVHVQEYTQDLLVLVQLYQQYNANPAVEIQTTAEEMDLEFLREDLPKMLSSMKVGTDRIRQIVLSLRNFSRIDEAEFKSVDIHEGIDSTLMILQHRLKAKPEQPEIEVIKDYGTIPLVECYAGQMNQVFMNILVNAIDALEENNTKCTYQEIKDNPSRIKIRTSVVNSKWLEIAIADNGVGISQEFQQRIFDPFFTTKPIGKGTGMGMSISYQIITEKHGGKLECFSNPGEGTEFIIQVPLRLKVDEAV from the coding sequence ATGAAGACTCATTATTTCAGCAAAGGTAAAGCGTTCCCATTACAGATTGTTCTTGTTGTTCCCTTCCTGATCCAAATTTTTGCAGCAGTCAGTTTAGTTGGTTATTTGTCCTTTAAAAATGGCCAAAGAGCAGTTAACGACTTGGCAGAACAGTTAATAGATCGTACCAGTGAGGTAGTAGATGAACACCTCAAGTCTTACCTTGCCATTCCGCAAACACTTAATCAGATTAATGCAGATGCTATCCGCAGGGGAATATTAGATGTGCGCGATCGCCAAACCCTTGGCAAGTATTTCTGGGATCAAATGCAGGCGTATGACCTGACTTATATTGGTATTGGACTAACCACAGGTGAGGGGCTGGGTGCTGCTCGTTATGATGGCAAGACAATCACCATTGATGATTGGACTGCCAACCTTCCTAATAATAATACCAACTACGCCACGGATAATCACGGTAATCGGACTCAAGTTAATAATCGTTTTACTTGGAACAATTTTAGCGAAGTTTGGTATACCCAAACCATAGCTGCTGGTAAACCCATCTGGGCAAAGATTTATACTGCAAATTTTCCAACAGCCCCCTACATTGCTGCCTCTGCCAGTCGTCCAATTTATGATGCACAAAATCGCTTGCTGGGAATGATTGCAACAGACATTCACCTGCTGAAACTCGGCGATTTTTTACGCAGTTTAGATATTAGTCAATCAGGGCGGGTGTTTCTTTTAGAACGGGATGGCACATTAATCGCCAGTTCTGGTACAGAGAAGCCTTTTGTCATTGTTAATCAAAATATCCGGCGATTGCAAGCGATCGACAGTTCTGATCCAGTAATACAGAATATCGCCAGACGCCTCCAAACCTTCGGGTTTGAATCTATCAATCAAGATATAGATTTTCGTGTTGAGGTGGAAGGAAAACAGTATTTTGTCGATGTTGTACCTTGGCGTGACAAGTATGGCTTGAATTGGCTGATGGTAGTGAGTGTGCCAGAAAACGCATTTATGGCGCAGATTAATGCCAACACGGGCATCACGATCGCGCTTTGTTTGAGTGCATTAGTTGTTGCCTCGGTAATGGGCGTATTTACCTCCCATTGGATCATACGCCCCATTCTCCGCCTGAATCGGGCAAGTGAGGCAATGGCATCTGGTAATTTAGGTCAGACAGTAGAAACTAGCAACATTCAAGAACTTAATACCCTGTCCAACTCTTTCAACCACATGGCAGGGCAATTGAACGAATCGTTTACTGCCCTAGAGAAAAGCAAAGAAGAACTAGAAGATCGGGTAGAAGAACGGACTACTGAACTCAAAAATGCATTAGAAGAATTGCAGCGTACTCAATCTCAAGTTATTCAAAGTGAAAAAATGTCAAGTCTGGGGCAACTAGTTGCTGGAGTCGCACACGAAATTAATAATCCAGTCAACTTTATTCATGGCAACCTCGTCCATGTGCAAGAATATACCCAAGATTTATTAGTACTTGTGCAATTATATCAGCAGTATAATGCTAACCCTGCTGTTGAAATTCAAACCACTGCCGAAGAAATGGATCTGGAGTTTTTGCGGGAAGATTTGCCAAAAATGTTGTCTTCCATGAAAGTTGGCACTGATCGCATTCGCCAAATTGTACTGTCGCTACGAAACTTCTCCCGTATCGATGAAGCAGAATTTAAAAGTGTTGATATTCATGAAGGCATCGACAGTACTTTAATGATTTTGCAACACCGTCTTAAAGCTAAACCAGAACAACCGGAAATTGAGGTGATAAAAGACTACGGCACTATACCTCTAGTAGAATGCTATGCCGGACAAATGAACCAGGTATTTATGAATATTTTAGTAAATGCAATTGATGCGTTAGAAGAGAATAATACCAAGTGTACCTATCAGGAGATAAAGGACAATCCCAGTCGAATTAAGATTCGCACATCAGTAGTGAACTCAAAGTGGTTAGAAATAGCGATCGCTGATAACGGAGTCGGAATTTCCCAAGAATTTCAGCAACGAATATTCGATCCTTTTTTCACCACAAAACCCATTGGCAAAGGAACCGGAATGGGTATGTCTATTAGCTACCAAATTATTACAGAAAAACATGGCGGCAAACTGGAGTGCTTCTCAAATCCTGGAGAAGGAACCGAGTTTATCATTCAGGTTCCTCTCCGGCTAAAGGTTGATGAAGCGGTTTAA